The following are encoded together in the Methanosarcina flavescens genome:
- a CDS encoding MFS transporter — MNLHRLLIYGAAFTIMGLSNAVIPILPELADLSNRYSGGFASSMLFSAYFLGALGTMLPFGILADRLGSLKFIGLGIILTAISGLIILLSENLWILLIARLIEGFACGAFLPAAFTVLSKLRNPGRYIGEFVFLFNAGLAAGAFLSGMLADTYLKGAIVIFTVFAFLLTIYLISKYRGLVDPESEGKENIFKVPENSDLFRKPYREIKELLNRGNSGLWLSSFLLNGAIGVLVAYYPDYSLGTITKAQLGISISSLYVCAMVASLLGGHFKVKEKNLIRIGIGFSTLGVLSAIKYPLFGFSSLGGGSGVATVGFALAVARMNADRGLAMGLFNTTIYAGLSLAPIIAGLFTDVMSFEKLFIVNGCILAGTLMLRE; from the coding sequence ATGAACCTTCACAGGCTTTTGATTTATGGAGCGGCTTTTACGATAATGGGGCTCTCTAATGCTGTAATCCCTATCCTTCCGGAGCTTGCGGACCTGAGTAACCGCTACTCTGGAGGATTTGCCTCAAGCATGCTCTTTTCAGCCTATTTCCTTGGAGCCCTGGGTACAATGCTTCCATTTGGGATTCTCGCGGACAGGTTAGGAAGTTTAAAGTTTATAGGACTGGGTATCATTCTAACAGCCATCTCAGGATTGATTATTCTGCTCTCCGAAAACCTATGGATCCTTTTGATTGCAAGATTGATAGAAGGTTTTGCCTGTGGAGCTTTTTTACCTGCCGCCTTTACAGTGTTATCGAAACTCAGGAATCCGGGGCGCTATATAGGGGAGTTTGTTTTTCTTTTTAATGCCGGCCTGGCAGCAGGAGCCTTTCTCTCAGGGATGCTGGCAGATACATACCTTAAAGGAGCAATTGTTATCTTTACAGTCTTTGCTTTCCTTTTGACCATTTATCTGATTTCCAAGTACAGAGGGCTGGTTGACCCTGAGAGCGAAGGGAAAGAAAATATATTTAAGGTCCCAGAAAATTCTGACCTTTTCAGAAAGCCCTATAGGGAAATTAAGGAGCTCCTGAATCGTGGGAACTCAGGTCTCTGGCTCAGTTCTTTCCTGCTTAACGGAGCCATTGGAGTGCTTGTAGCTTACTATCCAGATTATAGCCTCGGCACTATAACAAAAGCCCAGCTTGGGATCTCAATTTCCAGCCTTTATGTCTGTGCAATGGTTGCCTCCCTGCTTGGAGGGCATTTTAAGGTAAAGGAAAAAAACTTAATTCGAATCGGGATAGGATTTTCCACGCTTGGAGTCCTTTCTGCAATAAAATATCCTCTGTTTGGATTCTCAAGCCTTGGAGGAGGATCTGGAGTCGCAACAGTGGGTTTTGCACTGGCTGTCGCCAGAATGAATGCTGACAGGGGTCTTGCAATGGGGCTTTTTAACACAACTATTTATGCAGGGCTCTCTCTTGCTCCGATTATTGCAGGGCTTTTTACAGACGTTATGAGTTTTGAGAAACTATTTATCGTAAATGGATGTATCCTGGCAGGCACCCTTATGCTCAGGGAATGA
- a CDS encoding MFS transporter, whose translation MSMNLKKPALYSSVFALQGLSNAVIPVLPELAGGNSGSSAISTFIFSGYFMGALLALVPLGILADRVGNLKVLRFGMLLTVFTGSFIAFSDNQWILGISRFLEGVGCGAFFPAAFSIIAEWEDSQQSLGEFNFLLNAGLAAGVLFSGLLAGFGIKTAIISFTFLAVLSCILLISEAGELLVPNRIGKKFTLPENRNPARNQQDLSLLHEIRSYLEKTRESLLKTDFGRIWGITVLLYGAMGLLTANYADYSAGFLTKPELGLAISASYLAAMLSSLIAGRIAVNSKNIVKAGIVLASAGIFLSVKLPLLAFFLMGAGGGTAVVGLIMAVSRISPSGFAMGLFNTGIYAGLGLGPIFGSFFLEPFGYEAVFLGSAFVLLAMLFVELE comes from the coding sequence ATGTCTATGAACCTTAAAAAGCCAGCACTCTATTCTTCAGTTTTTGCACTTCAGGGTCTTTCAAATGCAGTAATCCCTGTTCTACCGGAGCTTGCCGGAGGAAATAGTGGAAGTTCTGCTATTTCAACCTTTATATTTTCAGGATATTTTATGGGAGCTCTGCTTGCCCTTGTACCCCTTGGAATCCTGGCAGACCGTGTAGGAAACCTAAAGGTGTTAAGATTTGGAATGCTGCTGACTGTTTTTACAGGATCCTTTATCGCATTCTCAGACAACCAGTGGATTCTTGGGATCTCAAGATTCTTGGAGGGAGTAGGATGTGGGGCTTTTTTCCCTGCAGCTTTCTCTATAATTGCAGAATGGGAAGACAGCCAGCAAAGCCTTGGAGAATTTAATTTCTTACTAAACGCCGGGCTGGCTGCAGGCGTTTTATTCTCAGGATTACTTGCCGGTTTTGGAATTAAAACTGCAATAATTAGCTTCACTTTCCTGGCAGTCCTTTCCTGTATTCTCCTCATATCAGAAGCTGGAGAACTGCTTGTTCCGAATAGAATAGGGAAGAAATTTACGCTGCCTGAAAATAGAAATCCTGCAAGAAATCAGCAGGATCTCTCATTACTCCACGAGATAAGAAGCTACCTGGAAAAAACTAGAGAAAGCCTGCTTAAAACCGATTTCGGGAGAATCTGGGGAATTACAGTGCTTCTTTATGGAGCTATGGGTCTGCTAACTGCAAACTATGCTGATTACAGTGCTGGCTTCCTGACAAAACCCGAACTTGGGCTGGCAATCTCAGCTTCTTATCTGGCTGCAATGTTGAGTTCCCTGATTGCAGGCAGGATAGCTGTTAATTCAAAAAACATAGTAAAGGCAGGAATAGTCCTTGCATCAGCAGGTATCTTCCTGTCAGTAAAGCTGCCCTTACTTGCTTTCTTCCTGATGGGTGCAGGAGGAGGGACTGCAGTCGTAGGGTTGATTATGGCAGTTTCCAGAATCAGTCCAAGCGGCTTTGCAATGGGTCTTTTCAATACCGGAATTTATGCCGGGCTCGGGCTGGGCCCTATTTTCGGAAGCTTTTTCCTGGAGCCTTTTGGTTATGAGGCTGTGTTTCTCGGAAGTGCCTTTGTATTGCTTGCAATGCTCTTTGTAGAACTTGAGTAA
- a CDS encoding RNA-binding protein yields the protein MKVKSRVQLRKSVKNKMLKDLVSTFGEEISGMENKILERITLEEHSIILVDGKPLLFEIEGHLFPTVRGALEMGLQKRVVTVDKGAVRFVSNGADIMAPGIVAADPEIKEGDLVIIVEETHKKALAIGKALMGGQEMAEATSGKAIKSITHVGDKLWNMEF from the coding sequence TTGAAAGTAAAGTCAAGAGTTCAGCTGAGGAAGAGTGTCAAAAACAAAATGTTGAAAGACCTTGTATCCACTTTCGGCGAGGAAATATCAGGAATGGAAAACAAAATCCTGGAGAGAATTACACTTGAAGAACACTCTATTATCCTTGTGGATGGCAAGCCTTTGCTTTTCGAAATTGAAGGACATCTTTTCCCTACCGTTCGCGGAGCTCTTGAAATGGGACTTCAAAAACGTGTTGTAACCGTGGATAAAGGAGCTGTCCGTTTCGTTTCAAACGGTGCGGATATAATGGCTCCGGGAATCGTAGCTGCCGACCCCGAGATAAAAGAAGGAGACCTGGTAATTATAGTGGAAGAGACTCACAAAAAAGCTCTTGCAATCGGAAAAGCCCTTATGGGAGGGCAGGAAATGGCCGAAGCCACTTCAGGTAAAGCTATAAAATCAATAACCCATGTAGGAGATAAACTCTGGAACATGGAATTCTAA
- a CDS encoding cell division protein SepF, producing MAKLIDKLLGSNVNKGPTNPEDYTEIDLSKYEEVLEDEPAETYVKIAEVSNLNQVSQLKQEIYNGNILMVDISNIRGDDLLRDRVLKELKDVVVDVHGDIAGVKGNTVIVTPTGIKIDRSKITGGKY from the coding sequence ATGGCAAAACTCATAGACAAGCTCCTTGGCAGCAATGTTAATAAAGGTCCAACAAACCCTGAGGATTATACTGAAATTGATCTCAGCAAGTATGAAGAAGTTCTCGAGGATGAGCCTGCAGAAACCTATGTAAAGATCGCAGAAGTCTCAAATCTCAACCAGGTGTCCCAGCTAAAGCAGGAAATTTATAACGGAAATATCCTGATGGTAGACATTTCGAATATCAGGGGCGATGACCTGTTAAGAGACAGAGTATTAAAAGAATTGAAAGATGTTGTTGTCGATGTTCACGGGGATATCGCCGGTGTCAAAGGAAATACCGTGATAGTGACCCCAACAGGCATTAAAATCGACAGATCCAAAATAACTGGTGGAAAATATTGA
- a CDS encoding ZPR1 zinc finger domain-containing protein, with protein sequence MNPDFLKQEEFKTSICCPLCQRDLVMNWQRDNIPYFGEIMHVSARCQCSFRFADTMILSSKEPMRYEMPVENWEDLDARVIRSTSGTIRIPEMGVTIEPGSVSESYVTNIEGVLHRVRDVLMTASRWVQGDEEKTSRSKELLCMLEEVIQGKRKITVIIEDPLGNSAIISKKVKAVKLSKEEAEKLNTGMIVFDVDKSELAHDVSDNVQPLGGD encoded by the coding sequence TTGAATCCGGATTTTTTAAAACAGGAAGAGTTTAAAACAAGTATCTGCTGTCCTCTGTGCCAGAGAGATCTTGTGATGAACTGGCAGAGAGATAATATTCCCTATTTCGGAGAGATCATGCATGTCAGTGCAAGGTGCCAATGCAGTTTCCGTTTTGCAGATACCATGATACTCTCGAGTAAGGAACCCATGCGCTATGAGATGCCAGTCGAAAACTGGGAAGACCTAGATGCAAGGGTCATCCGTTCAACCTCAGGAACAATCCGCATCCCGGAAATGGGGGTTACTATCGAACCCGGATCGGTTTCAGAGTCTTACGTAACGAACATAGAAGGTGTACTGCACCGGGTCAGGGATGTCCTTATGACCGCTAGCAGGTGGGTACAGGGAGACGAAGAGAAAACCTCGCGCAGCAAGGAACTCCTGTGTATGCTCGAAGAAGTGATCCAGGGCAAAAGAAAAATCACAGTCATAATCGAAGATCCCCTTGGAAACAGCGCAATTATCTCAAAGAAAGTTAAAGCTGTCAAGCTCTCCAAAGAAGAAGCCGAGAAGCTAAACACCGGCATGATCGTTTTCGATGTTGATAAATCCGAACTCGCACATGATGTTTCAGATAATGTTCAGCCCCTCGGAGGAGACTAA
- the proS gene encoding proline--tRNA ligase: MAESEKEAALPPKEEFSEWYNELLWMAEIMDVRYPVKGLYVWYPFGFAIRRNTYNIIREILDNSGHQEALFPLLIPENEFMKEAEHIKGFEDEVYWVTHGGRDLLDIPLALRPTSETAIYPMYKMWVRSHADFPLKLYQIVNTFRYETKHTRPLIRLREITSFKEAHTVHATWEDAEAQVKEAIRLYTEIYRRLGIPVLRSRRPDWDKFPGADYTDAIDAVMPDGKTLQIGTAHHLGDNFAKTFDIKYEAPDGEQLYAHQTCYGISERSIAATISIHGDDKGLVLPPEIAPVQVVIIPIIFKKGAEEVLAACRDVQERLKKAGIRVEIDASDLRPGAKYYKWEMKGVPLRLEIGPRDLQNNIAVAVRRDTGEKEQIPLHEIEASVCSRFEAIHESLYQKAETELENRIFECTELEEVKEKIQEGVATIPWCGNKECGLVMEDRIGAGILGIPLEQKNRRKEKCPGCGGETETRVYVARTY; encoded by the coding sequence ATGGCAGAAAGCGAAAAAGAAGCAGCACTCCCTCCAAAAGAGGAATTTAGCGAATGGTATAACGAACTTCTGTGGATGGCCGAAATAATGGATGTCCGCTATCCTGTAAAAGGGCTCTATGTCTGGTATCCCTTCGGCTTTGCGATTCGCAGGAATACTTACAATATTATAAGGGAAATCCTTGACAACAGCGGGCACCAGGAAGCTCTTTTTCCACTACTTATCCCCGAAAACGAGTTCATGAAAGAAGCCGAACATATCAAAGGCTTTGAGGATGAGGTATACTGGGTAACTCACGGAGGAAGAGATCTGCTAGATATCCCTCTTGCCCTTCGCCCAACAAGTGAAACTGCCATTTACCCGATGTACAAAATGTGGGTCAGGTCTCATGCAGATTTCCCTCTCAAACTCTACCAGATAGTCAACACTTTCCGTTACGAAACAAAGCATACTCGCCCCCTTATAAGGCTCAGGGAGATTACTTCTTTTAAAGAAGCCCATACCGTACACGCTACCTGGGAAGATGCGGAAGCTCAGGTTAAAGAAGCTATCAGGCTCTATACCGAGATATACCGCAGGCTTGGAATCCCTGTGCTCCGGTCAAGAAGACCTGATTGGGATAAATTCCCGGGTGCGGATTACACCGATGCTATTGACGCCGTAATGCCTGACGGAAAAACCCTTCAGATAGGTACGGCTCACCACCTGGGAGACAATTTTGCAAAAACTTTCGACATTAAGTATGAAGCACCTGACGGAGAGCAGCTTTATGCCCACCAGACCTGTTACGGGATTTCAGAGAGATCGATTGCAGCTACAATATCCATTCATGGAGACGATAAAGGGCTGGTTTTGCCCCCGGAAATCGCACCTGTGCAGGTTGTAATTATCCCGATTATCTTCAAGAAGGGAGCGGAAGAAGTGCTCGCAGCCTGCAGGGATGTGCAGGAACGCTTGAAGAAAGCTGGCATCAGAGTTGAAATCGATGCAAGTGACCTCCGCCCCGGAGCAAAGTACTATAAATGGGAAATGAAGGGAGTGCCCCTGAGGCTTGAAATCGGACCCCGAGACCTGCAAAACAATATCGCTGTGGCTGTCAGGAGAGACACCGGAGAGAAAGAGCAGATACCGCTCCATGAAATCGAGGCATCCGTATGCTCAAGATTCGAAGCCATCCACGAAAGCCTCTATCAAAAGGCAGAAACCGAACTTGAAAACCGCATATTTGAATGTACGGAACTGGAAGAAGTAAAGGAGAAAATCCAGGAAGGTGTTGCAACAATCCCCTGGTGTGGAAATAAAGAATGCGGGCTTGTTATGGAAGACAGGATAGGTGCAGGTATCCTGGGAATTCCTCTTGAACAGAAAAACAGACGGAAAGAAAAGTGCCCTGGCTGCGGCGGAGAAACCGAAACTCGCGTGTACGTAGCAAGGACATACTAA
- the cobT gene encoding nicotinate mononucleotide-dependent phosphoribosyltransferase CobT: MAWIEPEVTKKPRRPMFLCVLSNTKTAHIPKLSAAGKTAELTDYTPAGDAELMETGNIISVPVLPMTPPYDTPTPAIMTRSALKLTDVPYHFINSGLIVTPEVPCIDLKAKPGEDIREPIAVRDVQGIYERAKFLAKRLRNQVDHVVIGESIPGGTTTAMGVLTALGYNGSVSSSADENPLELKKRVVEEGMKASGLTFGCLKDDPMKAIACMGDPMMPAVVGLVAGFQGTDVSVVLAGGTQMAAVYALIKHLGLNTEKLAIATTRYVVEDKSASFTELTRALGVPVVYVADPGFGKSELKGLHKYETGTIKEGAGAGGAMYLAGLYGITQEDFRAEVESVCKLLKAGH, translated from the coding sequence ATGGCCTGGATCGAACCGGAAGTAACCAAAAAACCAAGAAGACCGATGTTCTTATGCGTGCTTTCCAATACCAAAACCGCACATATCCCGAAGCTCTCAGCTGCAGGAAAAACGGCTGAACTTACGGACTATACACCTGCAGGAGATGCGGAACTTATGGAGACAGGAAATATTATCAGTGTGCCCGTTCTCCCCATGACTCCCCCTTACGATACACCTACTCCTGCGATTATGACTCGCTCAGCGCTGAAGCTCACGGATGTTCCCTATCATTTCATTAACTCCGGCCTTATTGTAACTCCGGAAGTACCGTGTATTGACCTGAAGGCCAAACCTGGGGAAGACATAAGGGAACCAATTGCGGTCAGGGATGTACAGGGAATCTACGAGCGGGCAAAGTTCCTCGCCAAAAGGCTCAGAAACCAGGTAGACCACGTGGTTATCGGGGAAAGTATTCCTGGCGGTACAACAACGGCTATGGGAGTTTTAACGGCCCTTGGATATAACGGAAGTGTCAGCAGCAGTGCCGATGAGAATCCTCTCGAACTGAAAAAACGGGTTGTTGAAGAAGGCATGAAAGCCTCAGGCCTGACCTTTGGCTGCCTGAAGGATGATCCCATGAAAGCTATTGCCTGCATGGGAGATCCGATGATGCCTGCTGTTGTAGGTCTTGTTGCAGGCTTCCAGGGCACTGATGTCAGTGTAGTGCTTGCAGGAGGAACCCAGATGGCAGCAGTGTACGCCCTGATCAAGCACCTTGGTTTAAATACGGAAAAGCTGGCAATTGCCACTACCCGCTATGTTGTGGAAGATAAATCCGCGAGCTTTACCGAACTTACTAGAGCGCTTGGCGTACCCGTGGTATATGTTGCGGATCCCGGGTTTGGAAAATCTGAGCTCAAAGGGCTACACAAGTATGAGACAGGTACAATCAAGGAGGGTGCAGGTGCTGGTGGCGCCATGTACCTTGCAGGTCTTTACGGAATCACCCAGGAAGATTTTAGGGCAGAAGTAGAAAGCGTATGCAAACTGCTCAAAGCAGGGCACTGA
- a CDS encoding beta/alpha barrel domain-containing protein — translation MVSINKEEVIVPLDVPRAMRETYINNYMEITRGTGRLMLFAGDQKVEHLNDDFYGEGIPEDDADPEHLFRIASRAKIGVFATQLGLIARYGMDYRDVPYLVKINSKTNLVKTAQADPFSNLWYDVDQVVEFKENSGLKILGVGYTIYLGSEFEAEMLVQAAQIIYDAHQHGMLSVLWIYPRGAAVKDERDPHLIAGATGVGACLGTDFVKVNYPKKEGAESAEIFKEAIKAAGRTKVVCAGGTSDEVETFLKKLYDQIHISGAQGNATGRNIHQKPLDEAIRMCNAVYAITVEDSSVEDALKIYKGK, via the coding sequence ATGGTTTCAATTAATAAAGAGGAAGTAATTGTACCTTTAGATGTCCCGAGAGCAATGCGTGAGACATACATCAACAACTATATGGAGATCACAAGGGGAACCGGCAGGTTAATGCTTTTTGCAGGAGACCAGAAGGTAGAACATCTCAATGATGATTTTTACGGTGAAGGTATACCTGAAGATGACGCTGATCCCGAACACCTTTTCAGGATAGCATCCAGGGCAAAAATTGGAGTTTTCGCAACGCAGCTAGGGCTTATTGCCCGCTACGGCATGGACTACAGGGACGTGCCATACCTTGTAAAAATAAACTCCAAAACAAACCTTGTTAAGACCGCGCAGGCTGATCCCTTCAGCAATCTCTGGTACGATGTTGACCAAGTCGTTGAGTTTAAGGAAAACAGCGGGCTTAAAATTCTTGGCGTAGGATATACAATTTATCTTGGCAGCGAGTTTGAAGCCGAAATGCTTGTGCAGGCTGCTCAAATAATTTACGACGCCCACCAGCACGGCATGCTATCAGTGCTCTGGATTTACCCGCGTGGAGCTGCAGTAAAAGACGAAAGAGACCCACACCTTATAGCAGGAGCAACCGGAGTCGGAGCTTGCCTTGGCACGGACTTTGTAAAGGTCAATTATCCTAAGAAGGAAGGGGCTGAATCTGCCGAGATCTTCAAGGAAGCCATTAAAGCCGCAGGGCGTACCAAAGTGGTTTGCGCAGGCGGTACAAGCGATGAAGTCGAAACCTTCCTGAAGAAACTCTATGACCAGATCCATATTTCCGGCGCTCAGGGAAATGCAACAGGGAGAAATATACACCAGAAACCTCTGGATGAGGCTATCCGCATGTGTAATGCTGTATATGCAATCACTGTTGAAGACTCAAGCGTTGAAGATGCCCTTAAAATATACAAAGGCAAATGA
- the pyk gene encoding pyruvate kinase produces MQIPDHKTKIVCTIGPASSSEEVIRELVLAGMNVARINFSHGDFESHSEVIRRVRRIAADLDRPIAILADLPGPKIRIGKLEKEPIMLHKGNFVTLTVDEILGNEKRIPVNYKQLPESVTPGSLIYLSDGFIQLRCLEISGKDVICEVLVGGQLYSQKGLNLPGAKIFIDPVTGNDLKILEFALSEGIDTFSISFMESVEDIRKVRDFAAARGKPVYIVAKIERRQAVENIQEILKETDALMVARGDLGVEIPIQEVPSVQKELIYSAKLLGIPVITATHMLASMTDNIRPTRAEATDVANAILDGTDAVMLSEETAVGNYPVEAVEMMAKIAKTTENWRSRTKWGLDTIIKGIAEREMSVDEVITLQVHEALQKLPVAAVLTPTRSGATPRRISRFKPETWILALSRVPRTYSFLSLSYGVYPVLVEETIESWEKEATEKAKKLEFVKSGDIVIFTQGPSLGKPGGTNMLKILTLE; encoded by the coding sequence ATGCAAATTCCGGACCATAAGACGAAAATAGTCTGTACCATAGGCCCGGCTTCCTCTTCCGAGGAAGTTATCAGGGAACTTGTGCTCGCTGGCATGAATGTGGCAAGGATAAATTTTTCTCACGGGGACTTTGAGAGCCATAGTGAAGTAATCCGGAGAGTACGCAGGATTGCAGCAGACCTTGACAGGCCGATTGCTATTCTTGCCGACCTGCCAGGCCCGAAGATCCGCATAGGGAAACTGGAAAAAGAGCCGATCATGCTTCATAAAGGAAACTTTGTGACCCTTACGGTTGACGAGATTCTGGGAAATGAGAAACGCATTCCTGTAAATTACAAGCAGCTTCCGGAAAGTGTAACCCCAGGAAGCCTTATTTACTTAAGTGACGGATTTATCCAGCTTCGCTGCCTGGAAATCTCGGGAAAAGATGTTATTTGCGAGGTTCTTGTCGGGGGGCAGCTTTATTCTCAAAAAGGACTTAACCTTCCCGGAGCGAAGATTTTCATTGATCCTGTAACTGGAAATGATCTCAAAATCCTTGAGTTTGCTCTGAGTGAAGGGATCGACACTTTCAGCATCTCTTTCATGGAAAGTGTCGAGGATATTCGTAAGGTCCGGGATTTTGCTGCAGCCAGAGGAAAGCCTGTATATATTGTTGCTAAAATCGAGCGCCGACAGGCTGTGGAGAATATTCAAGAGATTCTAAAAGAAACTGATGCACTTATGGTCGCCAGAGGAGACCTCGGAGTCGAAATCCCTATCCAGGAAGTTCCCTCAGTCCAGAAAGAGCTTATCTACAGTGCGAAACTTCTTGGAATTCCAGTAATTACAGCCACTCACATGCTGGCCTCAATGACCGATAATATAAGGCCTACCCGTGCAGAGGCGACAGATGTTGCCAACGCAATCCTTGACGGCACGGATGCGGTAATGCTTTCGGAAGAAACAGCAGTTGGCAATTATCCCGTAGAGGCCGTTGAGATGATGGCAAAAATTGCAAAAACTACCGAAAACTGGCGATCTCGGACAAAATGGGGTCTTGACACGATAATCAAGGGAATAGCGGAAAGGGAAATGTCAGTGGACGAGGTAATAACTCTCCAGGTGCATGAAGCCCTGCAGAAATTGCCAGTAGCAGCCGTACTGACCCCTACAAGAAGCGGAGCAACTCCGCGCAGGATTTCACGTTTCAAGCCCGAGACCTGGATTCTCGCTCTCAGCCGCGTCCCAAGAACCTACAGCTTCCTTTCTCTATCCTATGGAGTTTATCCCGTTCTCGTAGAAGAAACAATAGAGAGCTGGGAAAAAGAAGCTACCGAAAAAGCTAAAAAACTAGAGTTTGTAAAAAGCGGAGATATTGTTATTTTCACCCAGGGTCCTTCTTTAGGAAAGCCCGGAGGCACAAATATGCTCAAAATTCTCACCCTTGAGTGA
- a CDS encoding tetratricopeptide repeat protein encodes MISLGFLDSLFKKKVEGKTAEEWYALGVRETDPEKKIEYFDKVLKLKPDFAGVWNLKGLEFVVLKRYEEAIASFNKALEIRPSYPEARYNKEDAETELRKIRASKAKAEEKEETTVERTEV; translated from the coding sequence GTGATATCATTGGGATTTTTGGACAGCTTATTCAAGAAGAAAGTGGAAGGCAAAACCGCAGAGGAATGGTATGCGCTTGGGGTCAGAGAAACCGATCCCGAAAAAAAAATTGAATATTTTGATAAGGTTCTGAAGCTAAAACCTGATTTCGCAGGAGTCTGGAACCTCAAGGGACTTGAGTTCGTAGTCCTCAAGCGATACGAAGAAGCTATTGCTTCCTTTAATAAAGCCCTTGAAATCCGACCTAGCTACCCGGAAGCAAGGTACAATAAAGAAGATGCCGAAACCGAATTAAGAAAAATAAGAGCATCCAAAGCAAAAGCGGAAGAGAAAGAAGAAACAACTGTGGAAAGGACAGAAGTGTAA
- a CDS encoding geranylgeranyl reductase family protein — MFPDASYDVIVVGAGPAGSTSALYAAKNGASVLLLDKKREIGSPIQCAGFLPDASEIQALLRDARLPDTLKNYPDSCMLQRIDTQRIFPPNCNIKEFAVRGAVLDRRRYDQFLAEKAARAGAELMVKTRVTRIEGTTVETSGIFGKHRIKAKAIIGADGPNSLVAKSRGLALKPKSKEISVAIEYQVRNVDVDPSALEMYFGKDFVPGGYAWIFPEGKDRANVGIGIRKGLAEKGVSAKEYLHRFMRSHPLAEKKLKDGIIMNVIAGIVPVNGAPEKTATENSLIVGDAAGQIFATNGGGIPPAMIAGKVAGETAAEFAAGKCRLEEYDRRWRAQFGSSLEISVQARQLMDEIMKSDTLMNAAFKLISPEQMKVMQCGKLPATVKLGLQALNRAKKA; from the coding sequence ATGTTCCCAGATGCCTCTTATGATGTAATTGTGGTAGGCGCAGGTCCCGCAGGATCTACATCCGCCCTTTATGCTGCAAAAAACGGTGCTTCAGTACTTCTTCTTGATAAAAAAAGAGAGATTGGGAGTCCTATTCAATGTGCTGGTTTTCTGCCCGATGCTTCGGAAATTCAGGCCCTGTTACGTGACGCCAGGCTACCGGATACGCTGAAAAACTATCCTGATTCCTGCATGCTACAGAGAATTGATACACAACGTATTTTCCCTCCTAACTGTAATATAAAAGAGTTCGCTGTCAGGGGTGCAGTCCTTGATCGGCGCAGATATGATCAGTTCCTTGCCGAGAAGGCAGCAAGAGCCGGGGCTGAACTCATGGTCAAAACTCGCGTAACGAGAATTGAGGGCACGACGGTTGAAACCTCAGGAATCTTCGGAAAGCACAGAATCAAAGCAAAAGCTATCATAGGAGCTGACGGCCCCAATTCCCTTGTCGCAAAATCAAGAGGGCTTGCGCTTAAGCCTAAATCAAAAGAGATTTCTGTTGCTATTGAATACCAGGTCAGGAATGTGGATGTTGACCCATCTGCTCTGGAAATGTATTTCGGAAAAGACTTTGTGCCAGGCGGTTACGCATGGATTTTTCCCGAAGGTAAAGATCGTGCAAATGTGGGAATAGGGATTCGAAAAGGGTTGGCTGAAAAAGGTGTTTCTGCAAAAGAATACCTGCACCGTTTTATGAGGAGCCATCCTCTTGCAGAGAAGAAATTGAAAGATGGCATAATAATGAATGTGATTGCAGGCATTGTTCCTGTCAATGGCGCTCCGGAAAAAACCGCGACTGAGAACTCACTAATTGTAGGGGACGCAGCCGGGCAGATCTTTGCAACAAACGGAGGCGGAATCCCTCCTGCAATGATTGCCGGAAAAGTGGCAGGAGAAACTGCAGCCGAATTTGCAGCCGGGAAATGCAGGCTTGAAGAATATGACCGCCGATGGCGAGCTCAGTTCGGGTCTTCACTTGAAATATCGGTGCAGGCAAGGCAGCTTATGGATGAAATTATGAAATCCGATACTCTCATGAATGCAGCTTTCAAACTTATTTCCCCAGAACAGATGAAAGTCATGCAATGCGGAAAACTCCCGGCTACCGTTAAACTCGGGCTCCAAGCGTTAAACCGGGCAAAAAAAGCTTGA